A genome region from Streptomyces xanthophaeus includes the following:
- a CDS encoding YhgE/Pip domain-containing protein: MSPTVAPEATAAALVRRPQLWLVPTILTGLLALLLSLLYMGGIVNPNAELHDLPIALVNEDTGEPQPGQRQNLGAQITAAIAADPAGSKADWRELSLAQAQDQLDSGEVYGALVVPAGFTESVTALPTSGATKRPAITVLTNPGKGSLGSSLASQITTRAAHGASRSVGEQLTAAAGGQASATAKLLLADPVDVVTRVGHPIGAHSGLGLTAFYYTLLLVLAGFMGGNVISNGVDTALGYADNEIGPWHTRRPTVPIDRTQTLLLKMLMTAGITLVSVSLVMLACIGILGMDASHLPLLWIYSYCAALAVGLGVQAINAAFGGIGQLVSMFVFIVLGLPSSGATVPLQAVPGFYRFLSHFEPMRQLSDGVRAILYFDARGDAGLTRSWIMIAVGTVLALLFGFAMTAYYDRKGLKRLTPQPA, encoded by the coding sequence ATGTCCCCGACCGTCGCCCCCGAAGCCACCGCCGCGGCCCTGGTGCGCCGCCCCCAGCTGTGGCTGGTCCCCACGATCCTGACGGGACTGCTCGCCCTGCTGCTGTCGCTGCTCTACATGGGCGGCATCGTCAACCCCAACGCGGAACTGCACGACCTGCCCATCGCCCTGGTCAACGAGGACACGGGCGAGCCGCAGCCGGGGCAGCGGCAGAACCTGGGTGCGCAGATCACCGCGGCCATCGCCGCCGACCCCGCGGGCAGCAAGGCGGACTGGCGCGAACTGAGCCTCGCCCAGGCCCAGGACCAGCTCGACTCCGGCGAGGTCTACGGGGCGCTGGTGGTCCCGGCCGGCTTCACGGAGTCCGTCACGGCGCTCCCCACGTCCGGCGCCACGAAGCGGCCGGCCATCACGGTGCTCACCAACCCCGGCAAGGGCAGCCTCGGATCCTCGCTGGCGAGTCAGATCACGACGCGAGCCGCCCACGGCGCGTCCCGCTCCGTCGGCGAACAGCTCACGGCCGCCGCCGGAGGCCAGGCGAGCGCCACCGCGAAGCTGCTGCTGGCCGACCCGGTCGACGTCGTCACGCGGGTCGGTCACCCGATCGGCGCGCACAGCGGCCTCGGTCTGACGGCCTTCTACTACACCCTGCTGCTGGTGCTGGCCGGGTTCATGGGCGGCAACGTCATCAGCAACGGCGTCGACACCGCCCTCGGCTACGCCGACAACGAGATCGGCCCGTGGCACACCCGGCGCCCGACGGTGCCGATCGACCGTACCCAGACGCTGCTCCTCAAGATGCTGATGACCGCGGGCATCACGCTGGTCAGTGTGTCCCTGGTGATGCTGGCCTGCATCGGCATCCTGGGGATGGACGCGTCCCACCTGCCGCTCCTGTGGATCTACTCCTACTGCGCGGCCCTCGCCGTCGGCCTGGGCGTGCAGGCCATCAACGCCGCGTTCGGCGGGATCGGGCAGCTCGTGTCGATGTTCGTGTTCATCGTGCTGGGTCTTCCGTCGTCGGGTGCGACCGTCCCGCTGCAGGCCGTCCCCGGCTTCTACCGCTTCCTCTCCCACTTCGAACCGATGCGTCAGCTCAGCGACGGTGTCCGCGCGATCCTCTACTTCGACGCCCGCGGCGACGCGGGGCTCACCCGCTCCTGGATCATGATCGCGGTCGGTACGGTGCTGGCCCTGCTGTTCGGCTTCGCCATGACCGCCTACTACGACCGCAAGGGCCTCAAGCGCCTCACGCCGCAGCCCGCCTGA